From one Liolophura sinensis isolate JHLJ2023 chromosome 10, CUHK_Ljap_v2, whole genome shotgun sequence genomic stretch:
- the LOC135476162 gene encoding F-box only protein 21-like — MSEKTSSALKISDLPSELIEYILTDKDLSVRDVCNAAQTCRKLNGVAQSNELWRKKLKRRWPDLVEKYPRGASHWWQDVYKYQHSCRQRVQAMVKEFSPLYYSSDEISKDGFLPFMALMEESEHSPMAVIDELMETFRHGERHSNLTNKYYAEKVLRYLLQLHLSHELTAFLAQPSEDQLIENGAVLVAQWCQPTVDITEACVSRMLDAIAVRVENRIKERHPTHPVCSVQLNSDKPLYESQWKPAQCRQVLEAVNQVLYTDMGFSGNSVNYYSPENSYINKVLERRIGIPISLAIVYSAVARRLGVLCSPVNFPSHFLLKWREHPMLPDPQQDTYIDVFRAGRFLTQQECGSALQITQSALNDPKVYSAIEPRLVYERMARNLVYIGRQQGQMGDSMLCLRNALELYLVISPDDLEKRLLLARVNLHLNINLPDVVESLQRIADMDQAQMSLVTYMISAAQALIHEEKSSQSKEIKAKTRAPNSVVDFSVGMIMKHKRYHYMCLIYGWDPVCKASPEWILQMGVNNLPKKDTQPFYNVLVQDGSNRYAAQENLEFAENSPEITHPEVGKYFQEYCKTYYKPNTEKMMQYPEDLEITRRKTAQFYHVEN, encoded by the exons atgtcagAGAAAACTTCGTCGGCACTGAAGATTTCGGATTTACCGAGTGAATTGATAGAGTACATTCTAACGGATAAGGATTTAAGTGTGAGGGACGTCTGCAATGCTGCACAAACATGCAGGAAACTGAATGGTGTGGCACAAAGCAACGAACTGTGGCGGAAAAAACTTAAGCGTAG ATGGCCAGATCTGGTAGAGAAATATCCTCGAGGAGCTTCTCACTGGTGGCAGGATGTCTACAAATACCAGCACAGCTGTCGACAGAGGGTTCAGGCTATGGTCAAGGAGTTCTCTCCCCTATACTACAGCAGTGATGAAATCTCCAAGGATGGCTTTCTTCCATTCATGGCACTCATGGAGGAGAGTGAGCATTCTCCAATGGCTGTGATTGATGAACTAATGGAGACATTTCGTCATGGAGAACG GCACTCAAACCTTACCAACAAGTACTACGCGGAGAAAGTGTTACGATATCTCCTTCAGCTTCACCTGTCTCATGAGCTGACAGCCTTCCTTGCCCAACCCTCTGAGGACCAGCTTATTGAGAATG GAGCTGTTCTTGTTGCTCAGTGGTGCCAGCCTACTGTTGACATCACAGAAGCCTGTGTCAGTCGTATGTTGGACGCCATCGCCGTGAGAGTTGAGAACAGGATTAAGGAACGCCATCCTACTCACCCTGTCTGCTCAGTACAACTTAACAGTGACAAAC CTCTGTACGAGTCCCAGTGGAAGCCGGCCCAGTGTAGGCAGGTTTTGGAGGCTGTCAATCAGGTTCTCTACACAGATATGGGCTTCTCTGGTAACTCTGTCAACTATTACAGCCCAGAAAACTCTTATATCAACAAG GTGCTTGAACGACGCATTGGTATCCCGATCTCATTGGCTATTGTGTATTCGGCTGTTGCTAGGCGACTCGGGGTGCTCTGCTCACCAGTTAATTTTCCCTCCCACTTCCTGCTCAAGTGGAGGGAACATCCCAT GCTTCCGGACCCCCAGCAAGATACATACATTGACGTGTTCCGTGCAGGCAGATTCCTGACACAGCAAGAGTGTGGGTCAGCCCTCCAGATTACTCAGTCTGCACTCAATGACCCCAAAGTCTATTCAGCAATAGAACCTCGTCTG GTTTACGAGAGAATGGCAAGGAATCTGGTGTACATCGGTCGCCAGCAGGGACAGATGGGGGACAGTATGCTGTGCTTGAGAAACGCCCTGGAACTATAcctggttatctcccctgatgaCCTTGAGAAGCGCCTCCTCCTAGCCAGGGTCAACCTTCACCTTAACATCAACCTGCCTGAC GTTGTGGAGAGTCTACAGAGGATAGCTGACATGGATCAGGCTCAGATGAGTCTGGTGACTTACATGATCTCCGCAGCCCAAGCACTCATACACGAGGAGAAATCATCACAGAGTAAAGAG ATAAAAGCCAAAACTCGGGCCCCAAATTCTGTTGTGGATTTTTCTGTAGGAATGATAATGAAACATAAAAG GTATCACTACATGTGTTTGATCTATGGCTGGGACCCAGTGTGTAAGGCCAGTCCTGAGTGGATCCTGCAGATGGGAGTCAACAACTTACCTAAGAAAGACACCCAGCCCTTCTACAACGTCCTCGTGCAGGACGGCTCCAACAGATATGCTGCTCAAG AAAACCTTGAATTTGCCGAGAACTCTCCTGAGATTACCCACCCTGAAGTGGGAAAATACTTCCAGGAATACTGCAAAACATATTACAAGCCAAACACGGAGAAAATGATGCAATACCCAGAGGACCTGGAGATTACCCGCAGAAAGACGGCACAGTTTTACCATGTGGAGAACTAA
- the LOC135476719 gene encoding tektin-1-like: MAKLVQAPQRFTHPEWTTSNLTKYANAEVERAAAERLIAESDRLSDERKKRTEKTQRDVKKKLQQRLDDIRYWKKELDDKLDGIKKEIESLLAFKTRIEKAIESCSEPLHIAKQCLASREKRLGIDLVHDDVQKELIKEVETIEGVMALLQRTLEQANEQIRLNRKAKYLLEKDLKDKFAAQSIDEYCENLKNNSAGLMLQEGVAKIENNSVSPEDWQDFSNENIENAERERQASVELRSLVDGVLQSTANDMTKQMNEVNLAFDKRIKETKDTKGKLEDHLNKILAQIKDMEVNIARLQKEIADKEAPLKLAHTRLGTRTTRPNVELCRDPVQYRLIQEVGEIEESIAHLQASLDSAEVSLKGLVRNQLDLEEDIRIKSNTLFVDEVECMGMRKSMNIQSF, translated from the exons ATGGCCAAGTTAGTTCAAGCTCCCCAAAGATTCACCCACCCCGAGTGGACGACGTCTAACCTGACCAAGTATGCTAATGCTGAGGTGGAGAGAGCTGCCGCAGAGCGCCTTATTGCAGAGTCTGACAGGCTATCTGATGAGCGCAAGAAACGCACAGAGAAAACACAGAGAGATGTCAAAAAGAAACTAC aacaAAGACTTGATGACATTCGCTACTGGAAGAAAGAACTTGATGACAAACTTGATGGCATCAAAAAGGAAATTGAGAGTTTATTAGCATTTAAAACTCGCATTGAGAAAGCCATAGAATCCTGTTCAGAGCCTCTGCACATAGCTAAGCAATGCCTAGCCAGCAG GGAAAAGAGGCTTGGTATTGATTTGGTCCATGATGATGTGCAGAAGGAGCTTATCAAGGAGGTGGAGACAATCGAGGGAGTTATGGCCCTTCTCCAGAGAACACTAGAGCAGGCCAATGAACAGATCAGACTTAACAGGAAGGCCAAATATCTGCTCGAAAAGGATCTCAAGGACAAGTTTGCAGCTCAGAGCATTGATGAGTACTGCGAAAACCTTAAGAACAACTCCGCAGGACTAATGTTGCAAGAAGGAGTCGCCAAAATTGAGAACAA TTCTGTGTCACCTGAAGACTGGCAAGATTTTTCAAACGAAAACATTGAGAATGCTGAGCGAGAACGACAGGCCTCAGTAGAGCTGAGGTCACTTGTGGACGGAGTCTTACAGTCCACGGCCAATGACATGACCAAACAGATGAACGAGGTTAATCTGGCCTTTGACAAGAGGATCAAAGAAACCAAAGACACCAAAGGCAAATTGGAAGACCACCTCAACAAG atTTTGGCTCAGATCAAGGACATGGAAGTCAACATTGCGCGTCTGCAGAAGGAAATTGCCGACAAAGAGGCACCACTGAAGTTGGCTCACACTCGTCTTGGTACAAGGACAACGCGCCCCAATGTGGAGCTATGTCGCGACCCCGTACAGTACCGCCTGATCCAGGAGGTGGGTGAGATAGAGGAGTCCATTGCTCACCTGCAGGCGAGCCTCGACAGTGCAGAGGTGTCGCTCAAAGGTCTGGTCAGAAACCAGCTGGATCTGGAGGAGGACATCCGTATCAAATCCAACACACTGTTTGTGGATGAAGTGGAATGCATGGGCATGCGCAAAAGCATGAATATTCAGAGCTTTTAA